The following proteins are co-located in the Gammaproteobacteria bacterium genome:
- the rplI gene encoding 50S ribosomal protein L9 gives MEVILLEKVENLGGIGERVKVRSGYARNFLLPKGKAAMATRENIERVEAMRAELEMKAATELEAAALRAEKVRELEGVTVAARVGAEGKLFGSVGTVDIAAACERAGLEIARSEVRLPEGPLRIAGEHAVEIHLHTEISVPLTVTIVAEE, from the coding sequence ATGGAAGTCATACTGCTGGAAAAAGTTGAAAATCTCGGTGGCATCGGCGAGCGCGTAAAGGTGCGTTCCGGTTACGCCAGGAATTTCCTGCTGCCGAAGGGCAAGGCCGCGATGGCGACGCGGGAAAATATCGAGCGTGTTGAGGCAATGCGTGCCGAGCTGGAAATGAAAGCAGCGACAGAACTCGAGGCAGCCGCCCTGCGTGCGGAAAAAGTGCGCGAACTCGAGGGGGTAACCGTTGCCGCCCGGGTCGGCGCCGAGGGCAAGCTGTTCGGATCCGTGGGAACTGTGGATATCGCAGCCGCCTGTGAACGTGCAGGCCTTGAGATAGCGCGCAGCGAAGTCCGGCTGCCTGAGGGCCCGCTGAGGATAGCCGGTGAACATGCTGTGGAAATCCACCTGCACACAGAAATTTCAGTGCCATTGACGGTGACCATAGTCGCTGAGGAATGA
- the rnr gene encoding ribonuclease R → MTRKRKGQDDWRKQDPHHKRESDRYEQPLPSREYLLKLLREQGVPMRRREIFESLRIDDPDQRAALRNRLKAMVRDGQLLKNRAGQYCLIDKMPLVTGRVIGHRDGFGFVKRDDDDPDDLYLSPRQMREVMHGDRVAVRVSPGRGGRTEARIAEVLERANEELVGRYFSESGIGFVIPDNSAIGQQVIVPKGKTAKARPGQVVSVRIDEPPGRHSQPVGSVIEILGGDHTPGIETEIAVRSHNLPHRWPQAVSEAAKKIPQQVQAKAKHDRVDLRELPLVTIDGEDARDFDDAIFAEETGNGWRLYVAIADVAHYVKPGSELDKEAQRRGTSVYFPTRVIPMLPEELSNGLCSLNPEVDRLCMVCEMLVDSSGQVTRSQFYEGVMRSQARLTYTEVAAALYDGDKKALRKVGGLLEDLQVLDDLYRAFAAARQKRGAIEIETREVKFLFNEKGRIKGVMPYRRNDAHKIIEECMIAANVQAAKFLQRGRLPTLYRRHDQPEEERRDKLFDFLRPLGLKISRRGDLQPADYARLLHAVRDRPDAGLIETVLLRSMPRAVYAPDSRGHFGLALEQYAHFTSPIRRYPDLVVHRGIKHLLAKGKVREFVYNRKEVDRLGQHCSATERRADEATREATDWLKCEFMQDKVGDIFDGTVSGVTSFGLFVQLDDIHIEGLVHVTELGDDYFQHDAASHRLVGEASGSVYQLADRVRVRVREANMEDRRINFELADRKSGARKGRNKTSPGTKNKNTNKNKTKGKPKGKPRGRKSRR, encoded by the coding sequence ATGACAAGAAAAAGAAAAGGGCAGGATGACTGGCGCAAGCAGGACCCGCACCATAAACGCGAGTCCGACCGCTACGAGCAGCCACTCCCCAGCCGCGAATACCTGCTGAAGCTGCTGCGCGAGCAGGGCGTGCCGATGCGGCGACGGGAGATCTTCGAGTCCCTGCGGATCGACGATCCCGATCAGCGCGCCGCATTGCGCAACCGGCTCAAGGCGATGGTGCGCGATGGGCAGCTGCTCAAGAATCGCGCCGGACAGTACTGCCTGATCGATAAAATGCCGTTGGTTACCGGGCGGGTGATCGGTCACCGCGACGGTTTTGGTTTCGTCAAACGCGACGACGATGATCCTGACGATCTCTATCTTTCACCGCGACAAATGCGTGAGGTCATGCATGGAGACCGCGTTGCCGTACGCGTGTCGCCGGGTCGCGGCGGTCGCACTGAGGCGCGCATTGCCGAGGTGCTGGAACGTGCCAATGAGGAGCTGGTCGGGCGCTATTTTAGCGAGAGCGGCATCGGTTTCGTCATTCCGGACAACAGCGCCATAGGTCAACAGGTGATTGTGCCGAAAGGAAAGACAGCCAAGGCCAGGCCCGGCCAGGTTGTCAGCGTGCGGATCGATGAGCCACCGGGCCGGCATTCGCAGCCCGTTGGCAGCGTAATCGAGATTCTCGGCGGCGATCACACTCCCGGCATCGAAACCGAAATTGCCGTGCGCTCGCACAACCTGCCGCATCGCTGGCCGCAGGCCGTCTCCGAGGCCGCGAAAAAGATACCGCAACAGGTGCAGGCCAAGGCAAAGCACGATCGCGTTGACCTGCGCGAGCTGCCGCTGGTGACTATCGACGGAGAGGACGCAAGGGATTTTGACGACGCCATATTTGCCGAAGAAACCGGCAACGGCTGGCGGTTGTATGTCGCTATTGCCGACGTGGCGCACTACGTGAAACCCGGCAGCGAGCTGGACAAGGAGGCGCAGCGGCGCGGTACTTCGGTGTATTTCCCGACCCGGGTGATTCCGATGCTGCCGGAGGAATTATCTAACGGACTGTGTTCACTGAATCCCGAGGTCGACCGGCTGTGCATGGTGTGCGAGATGCTGGTCGACAGCAGCGGCCAGGTGACGCGGTCGCAGTTTTACGAGGGCGTGATGCGATCGCAGGCGCGCCTGACCTATACCGAGGTTGCCGCTGCGCTTTACGACGGCGACAAGAAGGCCCTGCGCAAGGTTGGCGGACTACTGGAAGACCTCCAGGTACTGGACGATCTTTACCGCGCGTTTGCGGCAGCCCGGCAGAAGCGTGGTGCCATCGAAATAGAAACGCGTGAAGTGAAATTCCTGTTCAATGAGAAGGGTCGCATCAAGGGTGTCATGCCCTATCGCCGCAACGATGCGCACAAAATTATTGAAGAGTGCATGATTGCGGCCAACGTCCAGGCAGCCAAATTTCTGCAGCGCGGCCGTCTGCCTACGCTTTATCGTCGTCACGACCAGCCAGAGGAAGAACGACGCGACAAGCTGTTCGACTTCCTGCGGCCGCTGGGGCTGAAGATTTCCCGGCGCGGTGATCTGCAGCCCGCCGACTACGCCAGGTTGCTGCACGCCGTTCGTGATCGGCCGGATGCCGGTCTCATCGAGACGGTGCTGTTGCGTTCGATGCCACGGGCGGTGTACGCGCCGGACAGCCGCGGGCATTTTGGTCTGGCGCTGGAACAATACGCACATTTCACCTCACCGATCCGCAGGTACCCCGACCTGGTAGTACACCGCGGTATCAAGCACCTGCTGGCAAAAGGCAAGGTGCGCGAGTTTGTCTACAACCGCAAGGAGGTAGATCGGCTGGGGCAGCACTGCTCTGCCACCGAGCGGCGTGCCGACGAAGCCACCCGGGAAGCAACAGACTGGCTGAAATGTGAATTCATGCAGGACAAGGTTGGCGATATCTTTGACGGAACCGTCAGCGGTGTTACCAGCTTCGGTCTTTTTGTGCAGCTCGACGATATCCATATCGAGGGGCTGGTTCACGTAACGGAGCTGGGTGACGACTATTTCCAGCACGATGCGGCAAGTCACCGGCTGGTGGGCGAAGCGTCCGGTTCGGTTTACCAATTGGCTGACCGCGTGCGGGTGCGAGTCAGGGAGGCCAACATGGAAGATCGTCGAATAAACTTCGAGCTGGCAGACCGTAAGTCCGGTGCGCGCAAGGGCAGGAACAAGACCAGCCCCGGGACCAAGAACAAGAACACGAACAAGAACAAGACCAAGGGTAAGCCGAAAGGCAAGCCGCGAGGGCGCAAGAGCCGCAGGTGA
- the rpsR gene encoding 30S ribosomal protein S18: MSRFFRRRKYCRFTAEGIDEIDYKDIGMLKNYVTETGKIVPSRITGTKSNYQRQLSTAVKRARYLALLPYTDRH, translated from the coding sequence ATGTCCAGATTTTTCCGCCGCCGCAAGTATTGCCGCTTCACTGCCGAAGGAATCGACGAAATCGATTACAAAGATATCGGCATGCTGAAAAACTACGTGACAGAGACGGGCAAGATAGTCCCCAGCCGGATCACCGGCACCAAGTCAAACTACCAGCGCCAGCTGTCGACTGCGGTCAAGCGCGCACGCTACCTGGCGCTGCTGCCGTACACCGACCGTCACTGA
- the rpsF gene encoding 30S ribosomal protein S6, with translation MRHFEIVFLVHPDQSEQVPAMVERYRGMIEASGGTIHRLEDWGRRQLAFPIAKMHKAHYVLFNIEGEKEVLDELIAAFRFNDAVLRHLVIRRKEAITEASPMAKSKEEEKERDRERSRRDERPAEAAKPEGDAPEAPKQAEDATEAPADAPDAPEPAADATDAAKTEPAAGAEPDAAAS, from the coding sequence ATGCGTCATTTCGAAATCGTGTTTCTGGTCCACCCGGACCAGAGCGAGCAGGTACCTGCGATGGTCGAGCGCTACCGGGGCATGATCGAAGCCTCCGGCGGCACTATCCATCGTCTGGAAGACTGGGGCCGCCGCCAGCTGGCATTCCCGATAGCCAAGATGCACAAGGCACACTACGTGCTGTTCAACATCGAAGGCGAAAAAGAAGTTCTCGACGAACTTATCGCCGCGTTTCGCTTCAACGACGCAGTGCTGCGTCATCTCGTTATCCGGCGTAAGGAAGCGATCACCGAAGCTTCGCCGATGGCTAAAAGCAAGGAAGAGGAAAAGGAACGCGACCGGGAACGCTCCCGTCGCGACGAACGTCCCGCCGAGGCAGCGAAGCCAGAGGGCGATGCGCCCGAGGCACCAAAGCAGGCCGAGGATGCCACTGAGGCACCCGCAGATGCCCCCGACGCACCGGAACCGGCTGCAGATGCCACCGATGCTGCCAAAACCGAACCTGCCGCCGGCGCCGAGCCGGATGCCGCAGCGTCGTAG
- the alr gene encoding alanine racemase: MSAAPAAIIDTGALRHNLQAARAAAPAARVMAVVKANAYGHGLELVTAALHDADGFAVARLDEAVAIRQSGTRRRVLVLEGPESPEELADARRYSLDLVIHNPQQLGWVEPAADGLAIWLKLDSGMHRLGFMPEQFAAAVTQLRSYAPASVTLMTHLASADLRDDPMTEKQLAEFAALLSPGDQSSVANSAGVLAWPDARAGWVRPGIMLYGISPFAGQTGIEFGLQPAMHFCTKLLAIRPVRAGETVGYCGTWTASRDTIIGTAAVGYGDGYPGNLPGGTPVLVNGRRCELAGRVSMDLITIDLGPGAGDEPGADVTLWGNGLAVEEIADRAGRLAYEVVCGVSQRVPRISV; encoded by the coding sequence TTGAGCGCAGCACCCGCTGCGATCATCGATACCGGCGCATTGCGTCACAACCTGCAGGCGGCGCGCGCCGCGGCTCCGGCTGCCCGCGTCATGGCCGTGGTCAAGGCCAACGCTTATGGTCACGGTCTGGAACTGGTAACCGCGGCACTGCACGATGCCGACGGCTTTGCAGTCGCCAGGCTGGACGAGGCTGTGGCGATACGCCAGTCAGGCACCCGCCGACGCGTTCTTGTGCTCGAAGGCCCTGAATCGCCGGAAGAACTGGCGGATGCACGCCGCTACTCACTCGACCTGGTGATTCACAACCCGCAGCAGCTGGGATGGGTCGAGCCGGCGGCTGATGGTCTTGCTATCTGGCTGAAACTCGACAGCGGCATGCACCGGCTCGGCTTCATGCCGGAGCAGTTCGCTGCGGCTGTAACGCAGCTCAGGTCATACGCACCGGCGTCCGTCACCCTGATGACTCATCTGGCCAGCGCCGACCTGCGCGATGACCCGATGACAGAAAAGCAGCTTGCTGAATTTGCTGCGCTGCTAAGCCCGGGCGACCAGTCCAGTGTCGCAAATTCCGCCGGAGTGCTTGCATGGCCAGACGCCCGTGCCGGCTGGGTCAGGCCGGGCATCATGCTTTACGGCATCTCGCCATTCGCGGGGCAAACCGGGATCGAATTCGGGTTACAACCGGCGATGCATTTTTGTACGAAGTTATTGGCAATCCGCCCGGTGAGGGCAGGGGAGACCGTAGGCTACTGCGGGACCTGGACCGCCAGCCGCGACACGATAATTGGTACGGCCGCGGTGGGCTACGGGGATGGTTACCCGGGTAACCTGCCCGGTGGCACCCCGGTACTGGTGAACGGGCGCCGTTGCGAGCTTGCCGGTCGGGTGTCCATGGACCTGATCACCATTGATCTGGGGCCTGGCGCCGGCGATGAGCCCGGGGCTGACGTAACGCTGTGGGGCAACGGGCTCGCGGTTGAAGAGATCGCCGACCGCGCCGGACGACTGGCCTATGAAGTGGTTTGTGGCGTGTCGCAGCGCGTCC
- the dnaB gene encoding replicative DNA helicase, whose translation MQRLRVPPHSVEAEQAVLGGLMLDNRSWDTVADVLSDGDFYRSDHRLIFAAIQTLADTGRPYDPVTISEYLSSTDKLSQAGGLDYLGQLARETPSAANIRAYAEIVRERSMLRDLIRVGGDIATSAHDTGGTSAGDLVDEAERKVLKIAERGKRRGSGFVPIRNVLSPTVDRLDTLHNSPGDITGITSGFSELDRMTAGLQPGDLIIVAGRPSMGKTSLAMNIAENAALGKTSIPAAIFSMEMSSDQVAMRMISSLGQLDQGKLRTGRFRDEDWPTITGVIAQMSEAPIYIDDTPALSPTEVRARARRLKREHGLGLIVLDYLQLMQVAGSAENRATEISEISRGLKALARELEVPVIALSQLNRSVEQRPDKRPVMSDLRESGAIEQDADLILFIYRDEVYDKDTARKGVADIIIAKQRNGPIGDFPLTFRGQFTRFDDFVPDSYGEGPF comes from the coding sequence ATGCAGCGCCTGCGCGTTCCACCTCATTCGGTGGAAGCAGAACAGGCGGTGCTCGGCGGTCTTATGCTGGACAACCGGTCATGGGATACTGTTGCCGACGTACTGAGTGATGGTGACTTTTATCGTTCCGACCATCGGCTGATTTTTGCTGCCATCCAGACGCTGGCCGATACCGGCCGGCCTTATGATCCGGTTACGATCTCCGAGTACCTGTCGAGTACGGACAAGCTGTCCCAGGCCGGTGGGCTGGATTACCTCGGCCAGCTGGCGCGGGAAACACCAAGCGCCGCCAATATTCGTGCTTACGCCGAGATCGTCCGGGAACGCTCCATGCTGCGCGATCTCATCCGCGTGGGTGGCGATATCGCTACCAGTGCGCACGATACCGGCGGCACCAGCGCGGGCGACCTGGTCGACGAGGCCGAACGCAAGGTGCTGAAGATCGCCGAGCGAGGCAAGCGTCGCGGCTCGGGTTTTGTGCCGATTCGCAATGTGTTGTCGCCCACCGTAGACCGGCTCGATACGCTGCATAACTCGCCCGGTGATATCACCGGAATCACCAGTGGTTTTTCTGAACTGGACCGCATGACAGCAGGTCTGCAGCCGGGTGACCTGATTATCGTGGCCGGCAGGCCATCGATGGGCAAGACCAGCCTGGCAATGAACATTGCCGAGAATGCCGCACTGGGAAAGACGTCGATACCGGCGGCTATTTTCAGCATGGAGATGTCTTCGGACCAGGTGGCCATGCGCATGATCAGCTCGCTGGGTCAGCTCGACCAGGGCAAGCTGCGCACCGGCCGTTTTCGCGACGAGGACTGGCCCACAATTACCGGCGTTATTGCACAGATGTCGGAAGCTCCGATTTACATCGATGACACGCCCGCTTTGTCGCCTACTGAAGTGCGTGCGCGGGCCCGTCGGCTGAAGCGCGAGCATGGGCTGGGATTGATCGTGCTTGATTACCTGCAGCTTATGCAGGTTGCCGGCAGTGCCGAGAATCGCGCAACTGAAATCTCCGAGATCTCCCGCGGGCTGAAGGCGCTCGCACGTGAGCTGGAAGTACCGGTGATTGCTCTGTCGCAGCTCAATCGCAGTGTTGAACAACGCCCCGACAAGCGTCCGGTCATGTCGGACCTGCGCGAATCCGGCGCCATCGAGCAGGATGCGGATCTGATTCTGTTTATTTATCGCGACGAGGTCTACGACAAGGACACTGCGCGCAAGGGTGTCGCCGACATCATTATCGCCAAGCAGCGCAACGGCCCCATTGGGGACTTCCCGCTGACGTTTCGTGGCCAGTTCACGCGCTTCGATGATTTCGTGCCCGACAGCTACGGCGAGGGCCCCTTTTGA
- the rlmB gene encoding 23S rRNA (guanosine(2251)-2'-O)-methyltransferase RlmB, with protein sequence MYGVHAVSRALKEGPRRVTTLYLQAGRDDATTARLRNAAAAHEIAVEVVAKHRLAQMTGSGKHQGVAAFVDSLPPLGERQLEALVDDLETPFLLALDGVQDPHNLGACLRSAVAAGVDAVIVPRDRAVGITAAVRKVAAGAAEAIAVAQVANLSRVLRMLAKKNVWCYGAAAAEGRELYQLDLRGPLCLVLGGESDGLRRLTREHCDELFNIPMAGDIESLNVSVAAGICLFEALRQRRAG encoded by the coding sequence ATCTACGGCGTGCACGCAGTCAGCCGTGCACTGAAGGAGGGCCCGCGCCGTGTTACCACGCTGTATCTCCAGGCCGGGCGGGATGACGCAACTACTGCCCGGCTCAGGAATGCTGCCGCGGCTCACGAGATAGCAGTAGAGGTTGTGGCCAAACATCGGCTCGCACAGATGACCGGCTCGGGCAAGCACCAGGGAGTAGCGGCCTTTGTTGATTCGCTGCCGCCACTGGGTGAACGCCAGCTGGAAGCACTGGTTGACGACCTGGAGACACCGTTTCTGCTGGCGCTCGATGGCGTGCAGGATCCGCACAATCTCGGCGCCTGCCTGCGCAGTGCGGTGGCGGCGGGGGTCGACGCGGTCATCGTGCCACGGGATCGTGCCGTCGGGATCACTGCAGCCGTGCGCAAGGTTGCGGCGGGAGCTGCCGAGGCAATTGCAGTGGCGCAGGTGGCCAACCTGTCGCGCGTCTTGCGCATGCTGGCGAAGAAAAATGTCTGGTGCTACGGCGCGGCGGCGGCTGAAGGCCGTGAGCTTTATCAGCTGGATCTGCGTGGCCCCTTGTGCCTGGTGCTCGGCGGTGAGAGCGACGGCCTGCGCCGGCTGACGCGCGAACATTGTGACGAACTGTTCAATATTCCCATGGCCGGAGACATCGAAAGCCTCAATGTCTCGGTTGCCGCGGGTATCTGCCTGTTCGAGGCTTTGCGCCAGCGCCGCGCCGGGTAG